From one Mya arenaria isolate MELC-2E11 chromosome 4, ASM2691426v1 genomic stretch:
- the LOC128232011 gene encoding coiled-coil domain-containing protein 74B-like isoform X4 has product MLKQGVVQEKLSDLTSMNQLPPLGTLPQWSRVNTLNRGGYPKPFTKDKLTTVSDKLGGEDGEDRTVDLSELNPVQRIHHLERSIQFLRQQHTEVLKSLHDEIDNLKKQNNDLQFKIVMSQKQQQQQQHQSGGVVTTSASSRRSRTGKEGRFLEKEEKLDELKIIFLEEEIKELKHALREARNRNAYLTQLIEQNEDIKKKQSHTIETMKAQLSHGNAANLAEQLTSGGSLFNVAGGRQPTLAECEAIIRRLQQINGQQQHELDNLKSDLRDVLYSHKWTPDAYLLAKAYVTEEDHSGKEASGADKSLPKLQMKNPSRKLPEIAYIQRDSVNLPALKQTVSNKAIERKKRSQILQKARLKKEVLQ; this is encoded by the exons ATGCTGAAACAAGGAGTGGTGCAAGAAAAGTTATCCGATCTCACCTCCATGAACCAGCTACCACCACTCGG AACCCTGCCACAATGGTCAAGAGTGAACACATTGAACAGAGGGGGCTACCCAAAACCATTCACTAAAGATAAACTGACG ACGGTATCAGACAAGCTGGGTGGGGAGGATGGGGAAGATCGGACCGTGGATCTGTCCGAGCTCAACCCCGTCCAGCGCATACACCACCTAGAGCGATCCATCCAGTTCCTGCGCCAACAACACACCGAGGTGCTCAAATCTCTACATGATGAGATTGACAATCtcaagaaacaaaacaatg ACCTACAGTTCAAGATAGTTATGTCTCaaaagcagcagcagcaacagcaacatCAGAGTGGAGGAGTTGTTACTACCAGTGCCAGCAGCAGGCGCAGTCGGACAGGCAAGGAGGGTCGCTTTCTAGAGAAAG AGGAAAAGTTGGATGAGTTGAAGATAATCTTCCTTGAGGAGGAGATAAAGGAGCTGAAGCATGCACTACGCGAGGCTCGCAACAGGAACGCCTACCTCACACAGCTCATTGAGCAGAACGAGGACATCAAGAAAAAACA GTCTCACACAATAGAGACAATGAAAGCCCAGCTGTCTCACGGGAATGCTGCAAACCTAGCTGAGCAATTGACGTCGGGAGGCAGCCTGTTCAATGTTGCCGGGGGTCGCCAACCCACTCTTGCGGAGTGCGAGGCAATTATACGTCGCCTCCAGCAGATCAATGGGCAACAACAGCATGAA CTGGACAACCTTAAGTCGGACCTACGTGATGTTTTGTACTCTCACAAGTGGACGCCGGATGCCTACCTTCTTGCCAAGGCCTATGTCACAGAGGAGGACCATTCAGGGAAAGAAGCATCAGGGGCAGATAAATCTCTACCCAAACTGCAGATGAAGAATCCATCGAGAAAACT CCCAGAGATCGCATACATCCAGCGAGACAGCGTAAACCTTCCCGCCCTGAAGCAGACGGTGAGCAACAAGGCCATCGAGCGTAAGAAGCGTTCACAGATTTTGCAGAAGGCACGCTTGAAGAAGGAGGTCCTCCAGTAA
- the LOC128232011 gene encoding coiled-coil domain-containing protein 74B-like isoform X2, whose translation MLKQGVVQEKLSDLTSMNQLPPLGTLPQWSRVNTLNRGGYPKPFTKDKLTTVSDKLGGEDGEDRTVDLSELNPVQRIHHLERSIQFLRQQHTEVLKSLHDEIDNLKKQNNDLQFKIVMSQKQQQQQQHQSGGVVTTSASSRRSRTGKEGRFLEKESSSLSIKSGTYYNIKLDSASRGEEKLDELKIIFLEEEIKELKHALREARNRNAYLTQLIEQNEDIKKKQSHTIETMKAQLSHGNAANLAEQLTSGGSLFNVAGGRQPTLAECEAIIRRLQQINGQQQHELDNLKSDLRDVLYSHKWTPDAYLLAKAYVTEEDHSGKEASGADKSLPKLQMKNPSRKLPEIAYIQRDSVNLPALKQTVSNKAIERKKRSQILQKARLKKEVLQ comes from the exons ATGCTGAAACAAGGAGTGGTGCAAGAAAAGTTATCCGATCTCACCTCCATGAACCAGCTACCACCACTCGG AACCCTGCCACAATGGTCAAGAGTGAACACATTGAACAGAGGGGGCTACCCAAAACCATTCACTAAAGATAAACTGACG ACGGTATCAGACAAGCTGGGTGGGGAGGATGGGGAAGATCGGACCGTGGATCTGTCCGAGCTCAACCCCGTCCAGCGCATACACCACCTAGAGCGATCCATCCAGTTCCTGCGCCAACAACACACCGAGGTGCTCAAATCTCTACATGATGAGATTGACAATCtcaagaaacaaaacaatg ACCTACAGTTCAAGATAGTTATGTCTCaaaagcagcagcagcaacagcaacatCAGAGTGGAGGAGTTGTTACTACCAGTGCCAGCAGCAGGCGCAGTCGGACAGGCAAGGAGGGTCGCTTTCTAGAGAAAG AATCATCATCTCTGTCCATTAAGTCCGGAACTTACtacaatatcaaacttgacagtGCCTCAAGAGGAG AGGAAAAGTTGGATGAGTTGAAGATAATCTTCCTTGAGGAGGAGATAAAGGAGCTGAAGCATGCACTACGCGAGGCTCGCAACAGGAACGCCTACCTCACACAGCTCATTGAGCAGAACGAGGACATCAAGAAAAAACA GTCTCACACAATAGAGACAATGAAAGCCCAGCTGTCTCACGGGAATGCTGCAAACCTAGCTGAGCAATTGACGTCGGGAGGCAGCCTGTTCAATGTTGCCGGGGGTCGCCAACCCACTCTTGCGGAGTGCGAGGCAATTATACGTCGCCTCCAGCAGATCAATGGGCAACAACAGCATGAA CTGGACAACCTTAAGTCGGACCTACGTGATGTTTTGTACTCTCACAAGTGGACGCCGGATGCCTACCTTCTTGCCAAGGCCTATGTCACAGAGGAGGACCATTCAGGGAAAGAAGCATCAGGGGCAGATAAATCTCTACCCAAACTGCAGATGAAGAATCCATCGAGAAAACT CCCAGAGATCGCATACATCCAGCGAGACAGCGTAAACCTTCCCGCCCTGAAGCAGACGGTGAGCAACAAGGCCATCGAGCGTAAGAAGCGTTCACAGATTTTGCAGAAGGCACGCTTGAAGAAGGAGGTCCTCCAGTAA
- the LOC128232011 gene encoding coiled-coil domain-containing protein 74A-like isoform X1, whose translation MLKQGVVQEKLSDLTSMNQLPPLGTLPQWSRVNTLNRGGYPKPFTKDKLTTVSDKLGGEDGEDRTVDLSELNPVQRIHHLERSIQFLRQQHTEVLKSLHDEIDNLKKQNNDLQFKIVMSQKQQQQQQHQSGGVVTTSASSRRSRTGKEGRFLEKESSSLSIKSGTYYNIKLDSASRGEEKLDELKIIFLEEEIKELKHALREARNRNAYLTQLIEQNEDIKKKQSHTIETMKAQLSHGNAANLAEQLTSGGSLFNVAGGRQPTLAECEAIIRRLQQINGQQQHELDNLKSDLRDVLYSHKWTPDAYLLAKAYVTEEDHSGKEASGADKSLPKLQMKNPSRKLTTIDIEKQIIDPEIAYIQRDSVNLPALKQTVSNKAIERKKRSQILQKARLKKEVLQ comes from the exons ATGCTGAAACAAGGAGTGGTGCAAGAAAAGTTATCCGATCTCACCTCCATGAACCAGCTACCACCACTCGG AACCCTGCCACAATGGTCAAGAGTGAACACATTGAACAGAGGGGGCTACCCAAAACCATTCACTAAAGATAAACTGACG ACGGTATCAGACAAGCTGGGTGGGGAGGATGGGGAAGATCGGACCGTGGATCTGTCCGAGCTCAACCCCGTCCAGCGCATACACCACCTAGAGCGATCCATCCAGTTCCTGCGCCAACAACACACCGAGGTGCTCAAATCTCTACATGATGAGATTGACAATCtcaagaaacaaaacaatg ACCTACAGTTCAAGATAGTTATGTCTCaaaagcagcagcagcaacagcaacatCAGAGTGGAGGAGTTGTTACTACCAGTGCCAGCAGCAGGCGCAGTCGGACAGGCAAGGAGGGTCGCTTTCTAGAGAAAG AATCATCATCTCTGTCCATTAAGTCCGGAACTTACtacaatatcaaacttgacagtGCCTCAAGAGGAG AGGAAAAGTTGGATGAGTTGAAGATAATCTTCCTTGAGGAGGAGATAAAGGAGCTGAAGCATGCACTACGCGAGGCTCGCAACAGGAACGCCTACCTCACACAGCTCATTGAGCAGAACGAGGACATCAAGAAAAAACA GTCTCACACAATAGAGACAATGAAAGCCCAGCTGTCTCACGGGAATGCTGCAAACCTAGCTGAGCAATTGACGTCGGGAGGCAGCCTGTTCAATGTTGCCGGGGGTCGCCAACCCACTCTTGCGGAGTGCGAGGCAATTATACGTCGCCTCCAGCAGATCAATGGGCAACAACAGCATGAA CTGGACAACCTTAAGTCGGACCTACGTGATGTTTTGTACTCTCACAAGTGGACGCCGGATGCCTACCTTCTTGCCAAGGCCTATGTCACAGAGGAGGACCATTCAGGGAAAGAAGCATCAGGGGCAGATAAATCTCTACCCAAACTGCAGATGAAGAATCCATCGAGAAAACT GACTACTATAgacattgaaaaacaaataattga CCCAGAGATCGCATACATCCAGCGAGACAGCGTAAACCTTCCCGCCCTGAAGCAGACGGTGAGCAACAAGGCCATCGAGCGTAAGAAGCGTTCACAGATTTTGCAGAAGGCACGCTTGAAGAAGGAGGTCCTCCAGTAA
- the LOC128232011 gene encoding coiled-coil domain-containing protein 74A-like isoform X3 has translation MLKQGVVQEKLSDLTSMNQLPPLGTLPQWSRVNTLNRGGYPKPFTKDKLTTVSDKLGGEDGEDRTVDLSELNPVQRIHHLERSIQFLRQQHTEVLKSLHDEIDNLKKQNNDLQFKIVMSQKQQQQQQHQSGGVVTTSASSRRSRTGKEGRFLEKEEKLDELKIIFLEEEIKELKHALREARNRNAYLTQLIEQNEDIKKKQSHTIETMKAQLSHGNAANLAEQLTSGGSLFNVAGGRQPTLAECEAIIRRLQQINGQQQHELDNLKSDLRDVLYSHKWTPDAYLLAKAYVTEEDHSGKEASGADKSLPKLQMKNPSRKLTTIDIEKQIIDPEIAYIQRDSVNLPALKQTVSNKAIERKKRSQILQKARLKKEVLQ, from the exons ATGCTGAAACAAGGAGTGGTGCAAGAAAAGTTATCCGATCTCACCTCCATGAACCAGCTACCACCACTCGG AACCCTGCCACAATGGTCAAGAGTGAACACATTGAACAGAGGGGGCTACCCAAAACCATTCACTAAAGATAAACTGACG ACGGTATCAGACAAGCTGGGTGGGGAGGATGGGGAAGATCGGACCGTGGATCTGTCCGAGCTCAACCCCGTCCAGCGCATACACCACCTAGAGCGATCCATCCAGTTCCTGCGCCAACAACACACCGAGGTGCTCAAATCTCTACATGATGAGATTGACAATCtcaagaaacaaaacaatg ACCTACAGTTCAAGATAGTTATGTCTCaaaagcagcagcagcaacagcaacatCAGAGTGGAGGAGTTGTTACTACCAGTGCCAGCAGCAGGCGCAGTCGGACAGGCAAGGAGGGTCGCTTTCTAGAGAAAG AGGAAAAGTTGGATGAGTTGAAGATAATCTTCCTTGAGGAGGAGATAAAGGAGCTGAAGCATGCACTACGCGAGGCTCGCAACAGGAACGCCTACCTCACACAGCTCATTGAGCAGAACGAGGACATCAAGAAAAAACA GTCTCACACAATAGAGACAATGAAAGCCCAGCTGTCTCACGGGAATGCTGCAAACCTAGCTGAGCAATTGACGTCGGGAGGCAGCCTGTTCAATGTTGCCGGGGGTCGCCAACCCACTCTTGCGGAGTGCGAGGCAATTATACGTCGCCTCCAGCAGATCAATGGGCAACAACAGCATGAA CTGGACAACCTTAAGTCGGACCTACGTGATGTTTTGTACTCTCACAAGTGGACGCCGGATGCCTACCTTCTTGCCAAGGCCTATGTCACAGAGGAGGACCATTCAGGGAAAGAAGCATCAGGGGCAGATAAATCTCTACCCAAACTGCAGATGAAGAATCCATCGAGAAAACT GACTACTATAgacattgaaaaacaaataattga CCCAGAGATCGCATACATCCAGCGAGACAGCGTAAACCTTCCCGCCCTGAAGCAGACGGTGAGCAACAAGGCCATCGAGCGTAAGAAGCGTTCACAGATTTTGCAGAAGGCACGCTTGAAGAAGGAGGTCCTCCAGTAA